The segment AAGCCATCATTCCCAGCGGGTAAAAAACAACCTCACCTCCCGACTGAACCGCATCGAAGGGCAGATCCGGGGGGTGCGTCGTCTGATTGAGAACGACACCTACTGCGATGATGTATTGACCCAGATCGCCGCCGTTCAGTCTGCCCTGAACAGCGTCAGTCGAATTCTGCTGGAAGGGCATATGAAAAGCTGCGTGGTCGAACGGATCCGTGAAGGCGACGAGGAAGTGATCGATGAACTGATGGTGACAGTCAACCGGCTGATGAAGAAATAGATGAAAGTCTCCATAACCCCTCCCTCAGGGGTTTTTATTGTGGGTGCCGGACGGTGTTGGTTCATTTTGAGCTGCTTATGGCGCAAAACAATAAAAAACCCCGGGTTTCCGGGGTTCATTCCAATACGAGACGTTCTTTGGCCTTTCCAATGACAGCGGAGAACAGACGCTTTTGATCTGTCTTTTTCGACCCGCCCTTTTCCACTGTGAAACCCAGCTGACGCAAACTGTTGATGATCA is part of the Kroppenstedtia eburnea genome and harbors:
- a CDS encoding metal-sensitive transcriptional regulator gives rise to the protein MEMVNPELDPGTKEDEDRSDGREVRKSHHSQRVKNNLTSRLNRIEGQIRGVRRLIENDTYCDDVLTQIAAVQSALNSVSRILLEGHMKSCVVERIREGDEEVIDELMVTVNRLMKK